In one Haloplanus salinus genomic region, the following are encoded:
- a CDS encoding DUF429 domain-containing protein, translating to MTAVGVDWASGCWVVVVHEGDDVAITTEPAMLNVWREHGRAADAVLVDVPVGLPETASRACDRAAASLLGERHSSVFDVPCRAAVEADDYEVARAENGGRLGSQSWGLVPRIREVDCFLDARPEAEAQVFESHPEVCYAAFAARVDADDPGSKRETEGLDARLAILDAVDEGFGERIRGFVEDRRADPQWHHRIQSGRLDDVLDAAVLALTAKEGSFGVLPADRDADDRQVIVYPGDGA from the coding sequence ATGACCGCCGTTGGCGTCGACTGGGCGAGCGGGTGCTGGGTCGTCGTCGTCCACGAGGGGGACGACGTGGCCATCACGACCGAACCGGCCATGCTCAACGTGTGGCGGGAACACGGCCGCGCGGCCGACGCCGTCCTCGTCGACGTTCCCGTCGGCCTGCCGGAGACGGCCTCCCGCGCCTGCGACCGGGCGGCCGCGTCCCTGCTCGGCGAGCGACACAGTTCGGTCTTCGACGTGCCCTGTCGCGCGGCCGTCGAGGCCGACGACTACGAGGTGGCGCGGGCCGAAAACGGGGGGCGACTCGGCAGCCAAAGCTGGGGGCTCGTCCCGCGCATCCGCGAGGTCGACTGCTTCCTCGACGCCCGTCCCGAGGCCGAAGCGCAAGTCTTCGAGAGCCACCCCGAGGTGTGTTACGCGGCGTTCGCCGCCCGAGTGGACGCCGACGACCCCGGCTCGAAGCGGGAGACTGAGGGACTGGACGCGCGGTTGGCGATCCTCGACGCCGTCGACGAGGGGTTCGGCGAACGGATTCGTGGCTTCGTCGAGGACCGGCGCGCCGATCCGCAGTGGCACCACCGCATCCAGTCGGGGCGCCTCGACGACGTCCTCGACGCGGCAGTGCTCGCGCTCACGGCGAAGGAGGGGTCGTTCGGCGTCCTTCCGGCGGATCGGGACGCCGACGATCGGCAGGTGATCGTCTACCCGGGCGACGGGGCGTGA
- the alaS gene encoding alanine--tRNA ligase translates to MSELEDAYRLDYFEEEGFTRQECASCGAHFWSRVERDTCGEPPCDDYAFIGNPGFDEAYTLEEMREAFLSFFEDNGHERIDPYPVAANRWRDDVLLTQASIYDFQPLVTSGETPPPANPLTISQPCIRMQDIDNVGKTGRHTMAFEMMAHHAFNTREDAADDYAYEGEVYWKDETVEYCDRFFEHMGVDPTDVTYIEDPWVGGGNAGPAFEVIYRGLELATLVFMSMEQDPDGEYEMKDGNRYSPMDTYIVDTGYGLERWTWMSQGTSTVYEAIYPEMIDFLTDHAGIDHSATEEELVREAARLSGYLDIDEVENLASARSQVADELGVDAARLSALLEPLEDIYAIADHCRTLAYMLGDGIVPSNVGTGYLARMVLRRTKRLVDGVGIDAPLDELVDMQAKRLGYTNRDTIRDMVRTEEGKYRKTLERGSRKVESIAEEYAARDEPIPRETLIELYDSHGIQPEMVADIARDHGARVDVPDDFYGLVAARHEGEGASEAAAERDDRLADLPETDRLFYDDQERTEFEAVVLDVFERADGYDVVLDQTMFYPEGGGQPADTGSLSTDETTVEVTDVQRRDGVVLHRTDGNPGKGEFVRGRVDAERRFSLMRHHTATHVIGYAARQVLGDHVRQAGAQKGTDQSRLDVRHFRRITREEVKAIERVANEVVTDNCQVTQEWPDRHEAEAKHGFDLYQGGVPPGQQIRLVHVEEDVQACAGTHVSRTGDIGAIKILKTEPIQDGVERIVFAAGEAAIEATQRTEDALYEAADVLDVSPAEVPETAERFFEEWKERGKQIDRLKEELAEVRAAAADADEVDVGGVSAVIRRMDADADELRATANAIVDGGAVAVLGSARGGSAQFVVGVPDDVAINAGEVVGRLAGQVGGGGGGPPDFAQGGGPDVDALDDALDDAPDVLRAIRNA, encoded by the coding sequence ATGAGCGAACTCGAAGACGCCTATCGCCTCGATTACTTCGAGGAAGAGGGGTTCACGCGACAGGAGTGTGCCTCCTGTGGCGCCCACTTCTGGTCGCGCGTCGAGCGCGACACCTGCGGCGAGCCGCCGTGCGACGACTACGCGTTCATCGGCAACCCGGGCTTCGACGAGGCGTACACCCTGGAGGAGATGCGCGAGGCCTTCCTCTCCTTTTTCGAGGACAACGGCCACGAGCGCATCGATCCCTACCCCGTCGCGGCGAACCGGTGGCGTGACGACGTGCTCCTGACACAGGCGTCCATCTACGACTTCCAGCCGCTGGTCACGTCGGGCGAGACGCCGCCGCCCGCGAACCCGCTGACGATCAGCCAGCCCTGCATCCGGATGCAGGACATCGACAACGTGGGGAAGACGGGCCGGCACACGATGGCCTTCGAGATGATGGCCCACCACGCGTTCAACACCCGCGAGGACGCCGCCGACGACTACGCCTACGAGGGGGAGGTGTACTGGAAAGACGAGACGGTCGAGTACTGCGACCGCTTCTTCGAGCACATGGGCGTCGACCCCACGGACGTCACCTACATCGAGGACCCGTGGGTCGGCGGCGGCAATGCCGGCCCGGCGTTCGAGGTGATCTATCGAGGGCTGGAACTCGCCACGCTCGTCTTCATGTCGATGGAGCAGGACCCCGACGGCGAGTACGAGATGAAAGACGGCAACCGCTACAGCCCGATGGACACCTACATCGTCGACACGGGCTACGGGCTGGAGCGGTGGACGTGGATGAGCCAGGGGACGTCCACCGTCTACGAGGCCATCTACCCCGAGATGATCGACTTCCTCACGGATCACGCGGGGATCGACCACTCCGCGACGGAGGAGGAACTCGTCCGCGAGGCCGCCCGCCTCTCGGGCTATCTCGACATCGACGAAGTCGAGAACCTCGCGTCGGCCCGCTCCCAAGTGGCCGACGAACTCGGCGTCGACGCCGCGCGCCTCTCGGCCCTGCTCGAACCCCTCGAGGACATCTACGCCATCGCGGACCACTGCCGAACCCTCGCGTACATGCTCGGCGACGGTATCGTCCCCTCGAACGTCGGGACGGGCTATCTGGCGCGGATGGTGCTCCGACGGACCAAGCGCCTCGTCGACGGGGTGGGCATCGACGCCCCGCTCGACGAACTCGTCGACATGCAGGCCAAGCGGCTGGGCTACACCAACCGCGACACCATCCGCGACATGGTGCGGACGGAGGAGGGCAAGTACCGGAAGACGCTCGAACGCGGCTCCCGCAAGGTAGAGAGTATCGCGGAGGAGTACGCCGCCCGCGACGAACCCATCCCCCGCGAGACGCTGATCGAACTCTACGACTCCCACGGCATCCAGCCGGAGATGGTCGCCGACATCGCGCGGGACCACGGCGCCCGGGTCGACGTGCCCGACGACTTCTACGGGCTGGTCGCGGCGCGACACGAAGGTGAGGGGGCGTCGGAGGCGGCCGCCGAGCGCGACGACCGTCTCGCGGACCTGCCCGAGACCGACCGCCTGTTCTACGACGACCAGGAACGAACGGAGTTCGAGGCGGTCGTCCTCGACGTGTTCGAGCGAGCGGACGGCTACGACGTGGTGCTCGATCAGACGATGTTCTACCCCGAGGGCGGGGGGCAGCCAGCCGACACGGGCAGCCTCTCGACCGACGAAACGACGGTCGAGGTGACCGACGTGCAGCGTCGCGACGGCGTGGTCCTGCACCGCACGGACGGCAACCCGGGCAAAGGCGAGTTCGTCCGCGGTCGGGTCGACGCCGAGCGCCGGTTCAGCCTGATGCGTCACCACACGGCGACCCACGTCATCGGCTACGCCGCGCGGCAGGTCCTCGGCGACCACGTACGACAGGCCGGCGCACAGAAGGGGACCGACCAGTCCCGCCTCGACGTGCGCCACTTCCGGCGCATCACCCGCGAGGAGGTGAAGGCAATCGAGCGCGTGGCCAACGAGGTGGTGACGGACAACTGCCAGGTCACCCAGGAGTGGCCGGATCGCCACGAAGCGGAGGCGAAACACGGCTTCGACCTGTATCAAGGGGGCGTTCCCCCCGGCCAGCAGATCCGCCTCGTCCACGTCGAGGAGGACGTGCAGGCGTGTGCCGGCACGCACGTCTCACGGACGGGCGACATCGGCGCCATCAAGATCCTCAAGACGGAGCCGATTCAGGACGGCGTCGAGCGCATCGTCTTCGCGGCGGGGGAGGCGGCCATCGAGGCGACCCAGCGCACGGAGGACGCCCTCTACGAGGCGGCGGACGTCCTCGACGTGTCGCCCGCGGAGGTGCCCGAGACGGCCGAACGCTTCTTCGAGGAGTGGAAGGAGCGGGGCAAGCAGATCGATCGCCTGAAGGAGGAACTCGCGGAGGTGCGCGCGGCCGCGGCCGACGCCGACGAGGTGGACGTCGGCGGCGTGAGCGCCGTGATCCGGCGGATGGACGCCGACGCCGACGAACTTCGCGCCACAGCGAACGCCATCGTCGACGGAGGAGCGGTGGCCGTTCTCGGGAGCGCACGGGGTGGCAGCGCCCAGTTCGTCGTCGGCGTCCCCGACGACGTGGCGATCAACGCCGGCGAAGTCGTGGGTCGCCTCGCGGGGCAAGTCGGCGGCGGGGGCGGCGGCCCACCCGACTTCGCTCAGGGCGGCGGTCCCGACGTCGACGCCCTCGACGACGCCCTCGACGATGCGCCCGACGTGCTCCGGGCCATCCGGAACGCGTAG
- a CDS encoding alpha/beta fold hydrolase, producing the protein MPTASNGAVSLYYETDGAARNSPGETVVFLGDVGYGAWQWGWQHAGLTGPFETLVTDLRGAGRSDAPPGPYAVDDFVADVQAVLDDHGARRVHVVGAGLGGMVALELARLSTRPRSLALLGTAPVGADLTLSPLFGAPDDPDALESSLAAALSREFLDAHPDAVERIVEWRAAEDATREAWAAQAAAVAAVDVTDRLYEIDTPALVLHGRDDAVWPVAHGRRLAENLPRGEFVGLDGGHLIGIERSRAVNDRLFGLFESA; encoded by the coding sequence ATGCCGACCGCATCGAACGGTGCCGTGTCGCTGTACTACGAGACCGACGGCGCGGCACGTAACTCCCCCGGCGAGACGGTCGTCTTCCTCGGCGACGTGGGGTACGGCGCCTGGCAGTGGGGGTGGCAACACGCCGGTCTGACCGGGCCGTTCGAGACGCTGGTGACCGACCTCCGGGGGGCCGGCCGCTCCGACGCCCCGCCGGGGCCGTACGCCGTCGACGACTTCGTCGCGGACGTGCAGGCCGTCCTTGACGACCACGGCGCCCGGCGCGTCCACGTCGTCGGCGCGGGGCTGGGTGGGATGGTCGCGCTCGAACTCGCCCGACTCTCGACGCGCCCACGGTCGCTCGCCCTCCTCGGGACCGCGCCCGTCGGCGCCGACCTGACGCTCTCCCCACTCTTCGGGGCGCCCGACGACCCCGACGCACTCGAATCGTCGCTCGCGGCCGCACTCTCGCGTGAGTTCCTCGACGCCCATCCCGACGCAGTCGAGCGGATCGTCGAGTGGCGGGCCGCGGAGGACGCGACCCGCGAGGCGTGGGCGGCACAGGCCGCCGCCGTCGCGGCCGTCGACGTGACCGACCGTCTGTACGAAATCGACACCCCGGCGCTCGTCCTGCACGGCCGCGACGACGCGGTGTGGCCGGTCGCGCACGGCCGACGCCTCGCCGAGAACCTCCCGCGCGGGGAGTTCGTCGGCCTCGACGGCGGCCACCTGATCGGGATCGAACGCTCCCGGGCGGTGAACGATCGGCTGTTCGGCTTGTTCGAATCGGCGTAA
- a CDS encoding type 1 glutamine amidotransferase — MTLRLALLDASHGSEHTRPNFRRALDAALAEFDVTAGELPPDVAFDGVVVTGSRSSVYWDEPWIDALVNWVAEAAARGLPILGVCYGHQVLATALDGRVEAMDDIELGYRTIDRVDDDDPLLAGLDDPFTAFETHSDRVVELPPGATLLAENDRGVQAFRRGACWGVQFHPEYDRDSAARVTKGKALREARIRSVLDGIDDDNYAAACRTKRLFDNFTDYVRARRAPPEA; from the coding sequence ATGACACTGCGGCTCGCCCTCCTCGACGCCTCGCACGGCTCCGAACACACGCGCCCGAACTTCCGCCGGGCGCTCGACGCCGCCCTCGCGGAGTTCGACGTGACGGCGGGGGAACTGCCGCCCGACGTCGCGTTCGACGGCGTCGTCGTCACCGGCTCGCGCTCCTCGGTCTACTGGGACGAGCCGTGGATCGACGCCCTCGTCAACTGGGTGGCCGAGGCGGCCGCCCGCGGGCTACCGATCCTCGGGGTCTGTTACGGCCACCAAGTGCTGGCGACGGCGCTCGACGGCCGCGTCGAGGCGATGGACGACATCGAGTTGGGCTACCGAACCATCGACCGGGTGGACGACGACGACCCGCTGCTCGCGGGCCTCGACGACCCCTTCACCGCCTTCGAGACGCATTCGGATCGGGTTGTCGAGTTGCCCCCCGGTGCGACGCTGCTCGCGGAGAACGACCGCGGGGTGCAGGCGTTCCGCCGTGGTGCCTGCTGGGGGGTGCAGTTCCACCCCGAGTACGACCGGGACAGCGCCGCGCGGGTCACGAAAGGAAAAGCGCTCCGCGAGGCGCGCATCCGGTCGGTTCTCGACGGCATCGACGACGACAACTACGCCGCGGCCTGTCGGACCAAGCGGCTGTTCGACAACTTCACCGACTACGTTCGGGCGCGGCGGGCGCCGCCGGAGGCGTAG
- a CDS encoding HVO_0234 family beta-propeller protein, with the protein MDHDLTIDEKRVYADRTGADEVLVAADQGVVVASLSGDRVGEFGLDHRAAVRDVAADGDRRAVATDADVLVGDYAPTDFGPAVAVGFDGDALLAAGADGRIARLDDDWTTLGEVETPRAVDGGMVAAQSGVHQVVGDGLRRVGLDGVHDVHGRGMPLAATDDGLYRLGNGWMDELDGAFGVVSADSADERAHAAGDGGLFAREAVGDWAAVDVPTGDRVVDVAYTDAATVAVTATGTLLADAGDGWRIRELGVTGVRRLAVQE; encoded by the coding sequence ATGGACCACGACCTGACCATCGACGAGAAGCGCGTCTACGCCGACCGGACGGGGGCCGACGAGGTGCTGGTCGCCGCCGACCAGGGCGTCGTCGTCGCGTCGCTCTCCGGCGACCGAGTGGGGGAGTTCGGGCTCGACCACCGGGCGGCCGTCCGCGACGTAGCCGCGGACGGCGACCGACGTGCCGTCGCCACCGACGCGGACGTACTGGTCGGGGACTACGCTCCGACCGACTTCGGCCCCGCCGTCGCCGTCGGCTTCGACGGCGATGCCCTCCTCGCGGCCGGGGCGGACGGTCGGATCGCCCGCCTCGACGACGACTGGACGACGCTGGGCGAGGTGGAGACGCCCCGCGCCGTCGACGGTGGGATGGTCGCCGCCCAGAGCGGCGTCCACCAGGTCGTCGGCGACGGCCTCCGACGCGTCGGCCTCGACGGCGTCCACGACGTTCACGGGCGGGGGATGCCACTCGCGGCCACCGACGACGGCCTGTACCGACTTGGCAACGGGTGGATGGACGAACTCGACGGCGCGTTCGGCGTCGTGAGCGCGGATTCGGCCGACGAGCGAGCCCACGCCGCCGGCGACGGGGGACTGTTCGCCCGCGAGGCGGTGGGGGACTGGGCGGCCGTCGACGTGCCGACTGGCGACCGCGTCGTCGACGTAGCCTACACCGACGCGGCGACGGTGGCGGTGACGGCGACGGGAACGTTGCTGGCCGACGCGGGCGACGGCTGGCGGATCCGGGAACTGGGCGTGACCGGCGTCCGGCGGCTGGCGGTACAGGAGTAA
- the prs gene encoding ribose-phosphate diphosphokinase produces MIVPGTASQALGAALAAETGEELAAVDYDRFPDGERMASVTVGGDPDRVVIVASTTTDAAYVELLQLQDAVHEAGVDRVVTVLPYMRYGRQERAFEAGQPVSARAVARAVSTGTDRVVLVDPHEASVADFFDVPCDVVGAAARLADPLPTDLTDPLFLSPDAGAIDLAESARDAYGRGSIDYFEKVRHSGTDVEITPSDAAVESRDVVVVDDIVATGSTMSESIAVLNDRSAADVYVTCIHPLFARNARTKLERAGVTAIYATDTIERDVTATSVAPVVADAL; encoded by the coding sequence ATGATCGTACCCGGGACAGCCTCACAGGCCCTCGGCGCGGCCCTCGCCGCCGAGACGGGTGAAGAACTCGCCGCCGTGGACTACGATCGGTTCCCCGACGGCGAACGCATGGCGTCGGTGACCGTCGGTGGCGACCCCGACCGGGTGGTCATCGTCGCGTCGACGACCACCGACGCGGCCTACGTCGAACTCCTGCAGCTACAGGACGCCGTCCACGAGGCCGGCGTCGACCGGGTGGTGACCGTCCTGCCGTATATGCGCTACGGCCGCCAGGAGCGCGCCTTCGAGGCGGGCCAGCCCGTCTCGGCGCGGGCCGTCGCCCGCGCCGTCTCGACGGGAACGGATCGCGTGGTCCTCGTCGACCCGCACGAGGCGTCGGTCGCGGACTTCTTCGACGTGCCCTGCGACGTGGTCGGGGCCGCGGCGCGGCTGGCCGACCCGCTTCCAACCGACCTGACCGACCCGCTCTTTCTCTCGCCCGACGCCGGCGCCATCGACCTCGCCGAATCGGCGCGCGACGCCTACGGCCGCGGGAGCATCGACTACTTCGAGAAGGTCCGCCACTCCGGGACGGACGTTGAGATCACGCCCAGCGACGCCGCCGTCGAGAGCCGGGACGTGGTCGTCGTCGACGACATCGTCGCCACCGGGTCGACGATGAGCGAGTCCATCGCCGTCCTCAACGACCGTTCGGCCGCCGACGTGTACGTCACCTGCATCCACCCGCTGTTCGCCCGGAACGCGCGCACCAAACTCGAACGCGCCGGCGTGACCGCCATCTACGCCACCGACACCATCGAGCGGGACGTGACCGCCACGTCCGTCGCGCCCGTCGTCGCCGACGCGCTGTGA
- a CDS encoding HIT domain-containing protein, with amino-acid sequence MSDCVFCSIVDGEIPSYTVYEDDDVMAFLDANPLSRGHTLVIPKAHHERINDLPADLSTAVFDAVHDLTPRIEAAVDAEATTVAVNNGTAAGQEVPHVHVHVVPRSESDGGRPIHALIEHPPDVGDGELDDVAASIRSD; translated from the coding sequence ATGTCCGACTGCGTCTTCTGTTCCATCGTCGACGGCGAGATTCCCAGTTACACGGTGTACGAGGACGACGACGTGATGGCCTTCCTCGACGCCAACCCGCTGTCACGGGGCCACACGCTCGTCATCCCGAAGGCACACCACGAACGCATCAACGACCTACCGGCCGACCTCTCGACGGCGGTGTTCGACGCGGTGCACGACCTGACGCCCCGCATCGAGGCCGCCGTCGACGCCGAGGCGACGACCGTGGCCGTCAACAACGGGACCGCCGCCGGACAGGAGGTGCCCCACGTGCACGTCCACGTCGTCCCCCGCTCCGAATCGGACGGCGGCCGGCCGATCCACGCCCTGATCGAACACCCACCCGACGTCGGCGACGGCGAACTCGACGACGTGGCTGCCTCGATCCGTAGCGACTGA
- a CDS encoding MarR family transcriptional regulator has translation MGATTFDATETDRIAIDVPEGLTAAESKLVYVFLAASDGATVEELDAALDMGKISLFPVLRTLTERGVVTRDGSTYVPRAS, from the coding sequence ATGGGTGCCACGACGTTCGACGCGACCGAGACCGACCGCATCGCCATCGACGTGCCGGAGGGACTGACCGCCGCCGAATCGAAACTCGTCTACGTGTTCCTCGCCGCCTCCGACGGAGCGACCGTCGAGGAACTCGACGCGGCCCTCGACATGGGCAAAATCTCCCTCTTTCCGGTTCTCCGGACGCTGACCGAACGGGGCGTCGTCACCCGCGACGGATCGACGTACGTGCCGAGGGCGTCGTAG
- a CDS encoding ParA family protein: protein MSDATAALVGATGGAGTTRLTVELGTLLASDGRDVVVLDAAFATQGLSDYLPGRIDPDLTALLTDARDAPLSDGLVEAPLDDVPGRLACCPAVAPFERLARAKSPDAAQAFESRIAAAADAFDHVLVDTPPVAANQSVAAATATARTAVVAPASTRGRDAVQRTTGRLDDIGVGVDAVVTTRGELSVADVAVPETDADVTAPTCLSNRSTAVAVAAVANAVFDAEPSTGDDAGLLDSVGEFVSR from the coding sequence ATGAGCGACGCCACCGCGGCCCTCGTCGGCGCGACGGGCGGCGCGGGGACGACGCGGTTGACCGTCGAACTCGGGACGCTCCTCGCGAGCGACGGGCGCGACGTCGTCGTCCTCGACGCCGCGTTCGCGACACAGGGACTGTCCGACTACCTCCCCGGCCGCATCGACCCCGACCTGACCGCCCTGCTCACCGACGCTCGTGACGCGCCGCTCTCGGACGGGCTGGTCGAGGCTCCCCTCGACGACGTACCGGGACGACTGGCGTGTTGCCCCGCCGTTGCCCCTTTCGAGCGCCTCGCCCGCGCGAAGTCGCCGGACGCCGCGCAGGCGTTCGAGTCCCGGATCGCCGCCGCGGCGGACGCGTTCGATCACGTCCTCGTCGACACGCCGCCCGTGGCGGCCAACCAGTCCGTCGCCGCGGCGACCGCCACGGCCCGAACCGCCGTCGTCGCCCCCGCGTCGACCCGCGGCCGCGATGCCGTCCAGCGCACGACCGGCCGCCTCGACGATATCGGCGTCGGCGTCGACGCCGTCGTCACGACCCGTGGGGAACTGTCCGTCGCCGACGTGGCGGTGCCCGAGACGGACGCCGACGTGACGGCGCCGACGTGTCTCTCGAACCGATCGACTGCCGTCGCCGTCGCCGCCGTCGCGAACGCCGTTTTCGACGCCGAGCCGTCGACCGGCGACGACGCCGGCCTCCTCGACTCGGTCGGCGAGTTCGTCTCGCGGTAG
- a CDS encoding peroxiredoxin: MLESGDPAPEVTARNQHGESVTLDFADPTVVYFYPKDFTGGCTIEANDFGDAYPEFEELGVAVYGVSMDDVESHADFADAEGVPFDLLADPDGTVASAFGVPTDEGYTDRLTFLVGDGDVVATYDPALADPAGHAREVLDDARSEFGGE; the protein is encoded by the coding sequence ATGCTCGAATCCGGCGATCCGGCTCCCGAGGTAACGGCGCGGAACCAACACGGCGAGTCGGTCACCCTCGACTTCGCGGACCCGACCGTGGTGTACTTCTATCCGAAGGACTTCACCGGCGGCTGTACCATCGAAGCGAACGACTTCGGGGACGCCTACCCCGAATTCGAGGAGCTCGGCGTCGCCGTCTACGGCGTCTCGATGGACGACGTGGAGAGCCACGCCGACTTCGCCGACGCGGAGGGGGTCCCGTTCGACCTGCTGGCCGATCCGGACGGGACGGTGGCGTCGGCGTTCGGCGTCCCGACCGACGAGGGCTACACCGATCGCCTGACGTTCCTCGTCGGCGACGGCGACGTCGTCGCGACGTACGATCCGGCGCTCGCCGACCCGGCGGGACACGCCCGCGAGGTGCTCGACGACGCTCGAAGCGAGTTCGGCGGCGAGTGA
- a CDS encoding TIGR03571 family LLM class oxidoreductase has translation MTESPHANAGYRRLFESDGLSFGIGFPLTGVRESTPDPIDESRLAGHAESVGFDALWARDVPTYWPKFGDAGGAFDPWTLLSHAAATTEEIALGTSSVVLPLRHPIHVATAAASVDRLSGGRLVLGVASGDRDPEYPAFGVAPDDRGQLVREGVDALRTLWRERYPTLDGSWGRLDGEVDVLPKPTTETLPLLPTGYARQSMEWLADHGDGWLFYHLPDGTLRSYVAEWRDHAGDKPFVIAVRVALADDPTADPEQLHLGYRAGVEWFRDYFRRVEDYGLDHVVVSLQAEDPERAMTTFATEVIDAL, from the coding sequence ATGACCGAGTCCCCGCATGCGAACGCCGGGTATCGACGCCTGTTCGAGTCCGACGGCCTCTCGTTCGGGATCGGATTCCCGCTCACGGGTGTGCGGGAGTCGACGCCGGATCCGATCGACGAGAGTCGGCTCGCGGGCCACGCGGAGTCGGTGGGGTTCGACGCGCTCTGGGCGCGGGACGTGCCGACGTACTGGCCGAAATTCGGCGACGCCGGCGGCGCGTTCGACCCGTGGACGCTGCTCTCGCACGCGGCGGCGACGACGGAGGAGATCGCGCTCGGCACGTCGAGCGTCGTCCTCCCCTTGCGCCACCCGATCCACGTCGCGACGGCCGCGGCGAGCGTCGACCGCCTCTCCGGGGGCCGACTCGTATTGGGCGTCGCCTCGGGCGACCGCGACCCGGAGTATCCGGCGTTCGGCGTGGCGCCGGACGACCGGGGGCAGCTGGTTCGCGAGGGCGTCGACGCGCTCCGGACGCTGTGGCGGGAGCGGTATCCGACCCTCGACGGCTCGTGGGGGCGTCTCGACGGGGAGGTGGACGTACTCCCGAAGCCGACGACGGAGACGCTCCCTTTGCTTCCCACCGGCTACGCACGCCAGTCCATGGAGTGGCTCGCCGACCACGGCGACGGCTGGCTGTTCTATCACCTCCCCGACGGGACGCTGCGGAGCTACGTCGCGGAGTGGCGCGACCACGCCGGCGACAAGCCGTTCGTGATCGCGGTTCGCGTCGCGCTCGCGGACGACCCGACGGCCGACCCCGAACAGCTCCATCTCGGCTACCGCGCCGGCGTCGAGTGGTTCCGGGACTACTTCCGACGGGTGGAGGATTACGGCCTTGACCACGTGGTCGTGAGCCTCCAGGCCGAGGACCCGGAGCGAGCGATGACGACGTTCGCGACCGAGGTTATCGACGCGCTGTGA
- a CDS encoding DUF7858 family protein, which translates to MGLSDIAAGIEVHERQNDRGVPTVDVTSDSLSARLETHEDALPCTPEAAASVLKSYAAGTSVGDCAHEAGIAPMTAAKLLHRCGVAGLSPLGPTARDILRDWLDGALSRSEAIELVGADEADVALATYVETHDAVPELADAVAGVLEPGANATIEKRDALAETMSSVGDLR; encoded by the coding sequence ATGGGACTGTCGGACATCGCCGCGGGAATCGAGGTACACGAGCGCCAGAACGATCGGGGCGTCCCGACGGTGGACGTAACGAGCGACAGCCTGTCCGCCCGACTCGAGACCCACGAGGATGCGCTGCCGTGTACGCCGGAGGCGGCGGCGAGCGTCTTGAAGTCGTACGCTGCCGGAACGAGCGTAGGAGATTGTGCACACGAAGCGGGCATCGCACCGATGACGGCTGCCAAGCTCTTGCATCGTTGTGGCGTCGCGGGGCTGTCGCCGCTCGGTCCCACGGCTCGAGACATCCTCCGCGACTGGCTCGACGGCGCCCTCTCCCGAAGCGAGGCGATCGAACTCGTCGGCGCCGACGAGGCGGACGTGGCGCTGGCGACGTACGTCGAGACGCACGACGCCGTGCCCGAACTCGCCGACGCGGTGGCGGGCGTCCTCGAACCGGGCGCGAACGCGACGATCGAAAAGCGGGACGCGCTGGCGGAGACGATGAGTTCGGTCGGCGATCTGCGCTGA